One genomic region from Prunus persica cultivar Lovell chromosome G3, Prunus_persica_NCBIv2, whole genome shotgun sequence encodes:
- the LOC18781678 gene encoding uncharacterized protein LOC18781678: MDSIKPSFATKLPIKRKNPDPIPNLNPNPNLLPPTLESTAIYDYNAVGFSGEDGQRIPPFKYHRIWTEPDELLFLQGLLDCASDSFSFPKDLHLFYARFSTTVSQHYTKSQLSEKLRRFRKKFRVVSARLARGLHESQLSPHDRALYDLSRKLWSSECWSTSPFGNKAKSDEGDDNLMVNQNQSVLDDLFVENDYGDDVKINLSRAIAGQAAKTVLDVFDQSLNEVRRVLVQRCLLCSDHVGSVSGSGSGFGSGSCSSNKGKTALDFEQQWQLQRLAELDVLSQRLRLVLDNTIRGQ, from the coding sequence ATGGACTCAATTAAACCGTCCTTCGCTACTAAGCTCCCCATTAAACGCAAAAACCCCGATCCCATCCCCAACCttaaccctaaccctaatctTCTACCCCCCACCCTCGAATCCACCGCCATATACGACTACAACGCCGTCGGTTTTTCCGGAGAAGATGGGCAGAGAATCCCGCCGTTCAAGTACCACCGAATCTGGACCGAACCCGACGAGCTTCTCTTCCTCCAAGGCCTCCTTGACTGCGCCTCAGATAGCTTCTCGTTCCCCAAAGACCTTCACCTCTTCTACGCTCGATTCTCCACCACCGTGTCTCAGCACTACACCAAATCCCAGCTCTCTGAGAAGCTCCGCCGCTTCCGGAAAAAGTTCCGAGTCGTCTCGGCTCGGCTCGCTCGCGGCCTCCACGAGTCGCAGCTTTCGCCGCATGATCGCGCCTTGTACGACCTCTCGAGGAAGCTTTGGAGCTCCGAGTGCTGGTCCACTTCGCCTTTTGGTAACAAAGCCAAGAGCGACGAGGGTGATGATAATTTAATGGTGAATCAGAATCAGAGTGTTTTGGATGAtctttttgtggaaaatgatTATGGCGATGACGTGAAGATCAATTTGTCTAGGGCCATTGCTGGGCAGGCGGCGAAGACTGTTTTGGACGTGTTCGATCAGTCTTTGAATGAGGTTCGGAGGGTTCTTGTTCAACGTTGTCTGCTCTGCTCCGACCATGTTGGTTCGGTCTCGGGCTCAGGCTCTGGCTTTGGCTCTGGCTCATGTTCCTCCAATAAGGGCAAGACTGCACTGGACTTCGAGCAGCAATGGCAGCTCCAACGGCTTGCTGAGTTGGATGTATTGTCTCAGAGATTGAGGTTGGTTCTCGACAACACCATTCGGGGCCAATGA